In Leptodactylus fuscus isolate aLepFus1 chromosome 2, aLepFus1.hap2, whole genome shotgun sequence, one genomic interval encodes:
- the RCSD1 gene encoding capZ-interacting protein, with amino-acid sequence MEGKSVESGSGEESAPPSVAKLAGLFGDTLNSPRKEVPPHKPTRRKPPCSLPLPKPELTNNGEEKLSPPQSQLPKIKVKSSPLIEKLQANLAFAPASLLPGPSPKSPGIKTMASPWGTPPSTPSSPGVQQHSSNTEESPVSFEQPPEGAHLQSYTKVRTRGSIKRRPPSRRFRKSQTDMDFEFEASNTAAKENGDKSDESDAALRGKEDGQSSPVEETSPSENHQSNQEDPAKEEEAGAEQTACEQGEKSDKEGGKPGPSETETPETGEEATNMEEKSEDPGDGQDKEDANEQNKSDGDDKPEK; translated from the exons gggaaatcagTAGAAAGCGGCAGCGGGGAGGAGTCAGCGCCGCCCTCTGTCGCCAAACTCGCCGGATTATTTGGGGACACCTTGAACAGTCCGAGGAAAGAG GTTCCACCACATAAGCCAACGAGAAGGAAACCGCCATGTTCTCTACCACTGCCGAAACCTGAGCTTACTAATAATGGGGAAGAG AAATTGTCACCCCCACAGTCACAGCTACCGAAGATCAAGGTGAAGAGCTCCCCTCTAATAGAGAAACTGCAG GCTAACTTGGCCTTCGCTCCTGCCTCACTTCTCCCTGGACCATCTCCTAAGAGCCCTGGAATAAAAACCATGGCCTCCCCCTGGGGTACGCCTCCATCGACACCCAGCAGCCCCGGTGTCCAGCAACATTCCAGCAACACAGAGGAATCTCCAGTGAGTTTTGAACAACCCCCAGAGGGCGCTCATCTCCAAAGCTACACTAAG GTGCGCACACGAGGGTCTATAAAGCGGAGACCTCCCAGCCGGAGGTTTAGAAAATCCCAGACCGATATGGACTTTGAATTTGAAGCGAGCAACACAGCCGCGAAAGAGAATGGCGACAAATCAGACGAGAGCGACGCCGCTCTGAGGGGCAAAGAAGATGGACAATCGTCACCAGTGGAGGAGACTTCACCATCTGAGAACCATCAAAGTAACCAAGAAGACCCTGCCAAGGAGGAAGAGGCCGGTGCTGAGCAGACAGCGTGCGAGCAGGGGGAGAAATCCGATAAAGAAGGCGGAAAACCGGGCCCAAGCGAGACAGAGACGCCGGAGACAGGAGAGGAGGCGACAAACATGGAGGAGAAGAGCGAGGACCCAGGAGACGGCCAAGACAAGGAGGACGCCAATGAGCAGAACAAGTCCGATGGGGAT GATAAACCTGAGAAGTGA